ttgCTTTGACGAAATGTACAAATGTGAAACATATGTAAACACTTCTACTTTACATACTATACACTCTTTAGATAGTGATCTAACTTGGCATCTACTGTGCTAAATGCTTCCTTTTGCTGGTATGAGCGCGTCAGGGTGTTCACAAATCAAGCAAAACAATAACCGAACCTAAACGTCAAGGATATGATGACAAATTGACAATCAAAAGTGAAACACACtaagtaaaaaagaaaagaggacAAAGATACTTGTTGTTTATTATGAATACAAATAAGAAACTTAAGAAAGtgaaaacatataatccaaCCATAAGACTCAACACAAACAAGAAGGCGCATTTAAAGTAACAAGATAGAGTAAAGGCTTATGCAGCGGCTGTGATGTACTCAATTGCCTCCTTGCAGATACCTGTCATTGTTGCTTCAGGACCATACACCTTGAAATCAAAACAAACATGTAAAAAACAGTGAGATTCGAGTAAGTGGAAATGTATTGAGTTTTATTTATTGTGTGTATGTATTGAGTTTTATTTATTGCGTCGTATGTATGTAGTATATACCTCGATGGGGACACCGATTTCATCGCCAAGGGATCTCATTTTAGCAAGTCCCTTTTGGTAGTTTGGTCCTCCTCTCCTCACATATATATGCATCCTTGCTGCTTTCAGCTTTGCTTCCTGttcataaacaaacaaaacaaagagtTGAAGCTAAAGACCATTTCAGCAAGTAAcgtacttatttatttatatactcaTTTCTCCCTTACCTTTTCCTTGAGAGCTCGGATAATGCCATTGAAGGTAGCAGCAACATCGGTGAAGTTAGCAATTCCACCTCCGATCACAAGTGCTCTGGTTTTGCCATCTGGATTCGCTGTAGCACACTGCATAATTGGCATATTCACAGTAGTTTATAGTCACAAAGTGTCTTAATGTTTGGTTGGTTTTATGTGAAGGGAGGAAATAATAAAAGACATCTTACATCGATGACAACTCTAGCGTACTGCAAAACCTCGTCTTCTTTGGGTGCTCCACTGTATTCAGCATAGTTTCCAAGCTCCGATGCATACCCGAGATCTCCAACCTGGATAACATTTTAGAGAACATCTCAGACGCTAAGGCTTGCAAGtagaaaaaaaatggagattTTCAGTTTTGATAAAGCAAAGTAGGgtttttttcataaatagaCATACCGTATCGGCGTAGATCACACTCGCACCTCCTCCAGCGACCATAGTCCAAATCCTTCCCTTGGGATTCAGAACAGTGAACTTCAAAGATGCGCTTGTCTGCAAATACAAAAGGTTCATAAGAGTCATACAGAAATTGCTGTTTCCATCAAACGGGATGCTGGTAATGATACCTTCTCGTCTAGACCGTGGATGAAGCTCTCTGTGGGGCTCATCACTCTTCCAAATGGCATAGGGAACTCAATGTCGCCCCACCTGCAAGTCGTGAGAGGTTAAGCATATCGCTTAAATAAAGCAACAAGAGTCGTGACTAGGAACAGCTGAGAGCCAAACTTACTTCTTAAAGTTTTTGAAAGCAGCGGTGTCATCAAGCTCACCCCTCATATCCAGAGGATAAGGCTTTCCATCAACCAGTGCAAAAGGATTCATCTCCAAGAAAGTGAAATCAAGATCTAGTCCCCAAGAAGAAAAAAGGCTTCAGTTTTCATCATTTGTTGAATCTGCTTTGATTAGTAAGTACAATGAGTGACCTTTAACATACCTTGGAATAGGGTAAAGATAACTTGAATAAAATCTTCAAGTTCTCCTTTGATCTGTAAATGGAAAAGTTATAAGTCGAAATTGCAAgtccaaatattttaaatgatctGTCAATGAAATTCAGCTTCAGTATATACCTCAAGAGGAAGGGTAGCAACAAGAGGTGCACATATCTCAGGCGTCAAGGAAGAACCAGTGGGCACAGATATGGTCTTGACCTGTACAAAGCAGAGTCCCGACTCAAATTTTCAGCTTTTATGATGATAGTAAAACAGACACAATAGGAATCAAAATGAATACCTTGTCCCAGTTCTCCTCGATGTCAATCCCTCCGCACTCAGAAAAGCTGATGCTGCAGCCAAGTCTATCAGAGACAATGTTGAGATAAAACTCCTCATTGTGTGGGACAAAAGGTTCAACAATGAATGTTGTGATGGGTCCTTTGCATCCACTCATCTCCACCTGTTGATGTAAGATAAGACAAATCTAAGTACAGATCTCAGATCACTTTTAGCTTTAAAAGCCTCAACAAGTTAAATAATAATACCTCTTTGCCCAAGCGGTCTTTGACAAAGGTCGCGACTTCAGCGAAGTCTAGTTTCAATGCAACCAAACCGCTCTTGCCACGCTTGCCAAACAACATATCGGGTTTGACGACAAGCTTCTCGGAAGAGAGCCAAGGCTCCTTCTCAACTAGCTCATTAAGATCAGTCTCTTGGTTAATCTACACAAACGTTAATGTGTTTATTAAGAAAAGTGATTTCATGACGGAGAAACCAatgcacattttttttttttttaaaaagggatCTTTTTTTTATACCTGAACGGATCTGATAGGGAGTTCTTTACCGGAAAGCCTTTTGAAATGTTCCTTCACAAGTCTCTTTGAGTCGTACTCTCTGATCTTCTTGCGTGCCATTTCTTCAGATCTAAAGAAACGAAATGTCAGTTAAATCTCACAGATCCAGCTCTCAgtgaaacacacacacacacaagatcAGTCTTTTCAGCTAATCGATCATTCGAGGAGATCAAACAGATTAAAACTTCAGGGAAATGTCAAAAAAACACCATATCGATCACAATGGCacacaagagagaaagagatggtTTCAACACAAATTACTCTACGCGATAGCTAGATTCAGAGGAGAGCATTCACAAATTGGATCAGAGTATGATGAAGAAggaaggaaggagaagaaatcgaTGAGAATGGCGGATCTTAccgttgagagagagagagagagagagagagagaggtaggCTTCTTCTTCGGTAGTTAGCGAACTAAATCGACACCTCTCTGAGGTCCCTATTTATATTTGAacattatcttctttttttcttagtaacttaatttaaaatttattaatctgTCCAATTACAGCtttgaaagaaaaggaaaaacatttgctacatcttatttctgatgttatataattatagttGTTTtgtaactaattaaaaaaaaaaaaaaagaattataatgTATAAATATAGTTGTAGAGTCTTTGGAGTTACTCCTCCTCCATGATAAATAAAGCTGGTGAACGTGTTCCTCCTCCATTAAAACTACCTAACTTGTAAGCCAACGTTTCATCTCCCAAACCAAACCATCTGCAGTTTCTAGTATTTTTTTCTATCCTATATTTTTAATGCGGAAAATTCCACTATAATTTATTAACTAGACTATTGATACTTCATTATATTCCTTACAAAACCATTTTACCCAAATCTTACCTTTAAAAAGTATAAAGTCAGATCCCATCAGGCTAAATTCCAAACAAATGTAGATCTCTGCAATATTGATTCTTAAGGAACCTCTTAACAAGAAAGAGGATTGTAACTTTGGCCACTTTCAACATAGCATCACTTTCACTTCATCTGTTGCCACCAGATTCTTTGCAATAGATATGCAACCATCCAAAAATACATAACCAAAAGTATACATACTCAAGCAAAATCAAAGATCAAGCCTCCGTATTCTAATCTCACTATCAGATTTCAAGATCAAGAAAGTAGAATCTGACACGAGTGAAAGATTGGATCCTTTATAGAGAAAGATTCATAACACATGCAGGCAAGTCCAAGCTCACTTTGACTATATATGAGCAGAACAAACATTGGAAACCAATGAGAATAAGGAAAGTAAACATTTTACATTTCTACGCATTTTCTTAACCGGAGAGGTGGGTAGAGTTTCAAAGGGAGATCCAGACCGGGACTTCTTAACCGGACGCAGACCAGAGCCAGAAACAGTTTGCTTAACACTAAGCATGTCTCTATACGTATCTTCATTACTATGCTCAGTTTCCAGTTCATGCCATTTCTCCCACACCACTTGACTGTCCTCAAACTGCGACGCATACCTGTAGATTCCACGAGctcgatctatctctccaacGCTTCTCTCCATCTCTGCAAACATGATGCACATCATCTTCACATCGTCCTCTGAAACCCCTGATGATTCCACCGCTTCCTTGAATATCTCCCTTGTTTCTTTAACACCAAACAACTCAGCTGCACGAACTATGTACATCTCGTACATTTTAAGCTTCTTCTCGTCCGCAACTTTCCTCATCGCTTCTTTGTAAATCTCCATCGCTCTCTTCGTTTCATCAGATGATACAACATTATCAAACAACTCTCTTGCCCGCTCCACCTTTGTCTTCCCATATATCTCAACAAACCTTGTAAGATACGTTACCCATATGTCTTTCACTTGAGGATACTTGAACATATTCACACCTCTTTCATACACCTTGAAGGCCTCTTCAAAGTAGTCATTCTCCTCAAGAAGCTTACCGTAGTTTAGTATGATCAATGGCGTGGCTATTCTCAACTCCAGGATCCTCTCGTAAGCATCTCTCGTTGCTTCCAATGTCCCTACACTTTTCTCCAAATCAACGTAGAAAGACCATAACCTCAAGGACTTATACAACTCCATGTGGACTTGTTCTGGTTCTATCCACGGTGCTTCTGGCCATGGTGCAGCTGTAGCACTCCTCATCATCTCTAAAGCTCCTTTGAAATTCTTGTGCCTAACCTCCATCTCAGCCCACTCACACCACACGCAGGCCATATGATCCCCGTCCTTGTAGTTAACCTGTACTGCCTTCTCAAGAACCATTCTTGCATTGACCAAATCGTTGTGGGATTCATATAGCTTGGCGAAAGCAACAAACAACGTGTGAGGAGACTCCCCAACTGCTTTCATTGGATCCACAGTGCTCACAGCTTCAGTGTAAGTCAGTATCTGCTTCTCTGCGTCTCCCTCAAACAACTTGACTCTATGATGCCATTGTTCAACGTTATGTGGGTTTTGCCTCAAGAGAACACTGTTTGCAAGAACCGGTCTTCGTTTCATCagttcctcctcctcctcctcatcatctAAGTCCATCTTTTTAGCAACATCAAATCTTGAATAaacatcaaatataaaattgaagtctctcattcactacaagaaaacagcggtattctgacggacattccgacggaaaatgaaatcctcggaatatcccgaggaatttccgaggatggtaaatgaaatcctcggaaccaattagaacggatgtagattatggtgtaggtactgagcagatggtaaatgatcattttagaggggaagatttacccaatgcaaaAGCtaagagattttatgatatgttagatgctggaaagcaaccattgtacgaaggttgcagagatggtcattcagctttatcatctgctacaagattgatgggcattaaaacagattataatttggctgaagactgtgtggatgcgattgctgattttgtaaaaggtattctacccgaggataatgtagctcctggttcatactacgaggttcagaaactcgtagctggtcttggtttatcgtatcaggtaatagatgtatgcagcgacaactgcatgatttattatatggcggatgaacagcgggttacacgcaaattttgtgggaagcctcgttataaagatacaagtggaagagttccagtgccatataaaaggatgtggtatttgcctttgacggaaaggttgcagaggttgtatctgtctgaacgcacagcgcaaccaatgagatggcatgcagagcactcaacag
This genomic stretch from Brassica napus cultivar Da-Ae chromosome C9, Da-Ae, whole genome shotgun sequence harbors:
- the LOC106452543 gene encoding ATP-citrate synthase alpha chain protein 2 isoform X2, producing MARKKIREYDSKRLVKEHFKRLSGKELPIRSVQINQETDLNELVEKEPWLSSEKLVVKPDMLFGKRGKSGLVALKLDFAEVATFVKDRLGKEVEMSGCKGPITTFIVEPFVPHNEEFYLNIVSDRLGCSISFSECGGIDIEENWDKVKTISVPTGSSLTPEICAPLVATLPLEIKGELEDFIQVIFTLFQDLDFTFLEMNPFALVDGKPYPLDMRGELDDTAAFKNFKKWGDIEFPMPFGRVMSPTESFIHGLDEKTSASLKFTVLNPKGRIWTMVAGGGASVIYADTVGDLGYASELGNYAEYSGAPKEDEVLQYARVVIDCATANPDGKTRALVIGGGIANFTDVAATFNGIIRALKEKEAKLKAARMHIYVRRGGPNYQKGLAKMRSLGDEIGVPIEVYGPEATMTGICKEAIEYITAAA
- the LOC106452543 gene encoding ATP-citrate synthase alpha chain protein 2 isoform X1 encodes the protein MLSSESSYRVESEEMARKKIREYDSKRLVKEHFKRLSGKELPIRSVQINQETDLNELVEKEPWLSSEKLVVKPDMLFGKRGKSGLVALKLDFAEVATFVKDRLGKEVEMSGCKGPITTFIVEPFVPHNEEFYLNIVSDRLGCSISFSECGGIDIEENWDKVKTISVPTGSSLTPEICAPLVATLPLEIKGELEDFIQVIFTLFQDLDFTFLEMNPFALVDGKPYPLDMRGELDDTAAFKNFKKWGDIEFPMPFGRVMSPTESFIHGLDEKTSASLKFTVLNPKGRIWTMVAGGGASVIYADTVGDLGYASELGNYAEYSGAPKEDEVLQYARVVIDCATANPDGKTRALVIGGGIANFTDVAATFNGIIRALKEKEAKLKAARMHIYVRRGGPNYQKGLAKMRSLGDEIGVPIEVYGPEATMTGICKEAIEYITAAA